In Elephas maximus indicus isolate mEleMax1 chromosome 15, mEleMax1 primary haplotype, whole genome shotgun sequence, the following are encoded in one genomic region:
- the LOC126059085 gene encoding gasdermin-A-like has protein sequence MSLSTGLQEKVMGSGMVTHSSTLALQTLRVSPHTWETLVEKRKLRMPRPSFLRELQSRKERESLYVVTEAIETLQDTTLQSLSKVEGAGQLSFLGPSHFKGQCQSHVAKEKTVIVPRGSVLAYRVLQLVIEEDHWGKAPGEEPDFLGLQRWAGAQLHDLATLPPDLRYSLLGALQELLRDPRALQELEDMLEQTLYTGLLAQLEGPGGSILSTLRDLCGNLSPSRVRALLCLLGALVVLSDTQHCLLAESLGRCILAQQLELMASILEGNFNQMEETAVSLRQDVLSSLQSEDAALTLSLVQSCGLEQGPSLQLVWDPEALPQLSALCGALAGLQLLACPGPRPSRLMPEEGAQC, from the exons ATGAGCTTGAGCACTGGGCTGCAGGAGAAGGTGATGGGGAGCGGCATGGTGACCCACAGCTCCACCCTGGCCCTGCAGACCCTAAGGGTTTCCCCCCATACCTGGGAGACTCTGGTGGAGAAGAG GAAACTGAGGATGCCAAGGCCCTCCTTCCTCAGGGAACTGCAGAGccggaaggagagggagagcctGTACGTGGTGACGGAGGCCATAGAGACATTGCAGGACACCACACTGCAGAGCCTGAGCAAAGTGGAGGGGGCAGGGCAGCTGTCCTTCCTTGGGCCGAGCCATTTCAAG GGCCAATGCCAGAGCCACGTGGCTAAAGAGAAGACAGTGATCGTCCCTCGGGGCAGTGTCTTGGCCTACAGGGTGCTGCAGCTGGTGATCGAGGAGGATCACTGGG GCAAGGCCCCAGGTGAGGAGCCCGACTTCCTAGGCCTGCAGAGGTGGGCGGGTGCCCAGTTGCACGACCTGGCCACGCTGCCCCCTGACCTGCGGTACTCACTACTGGGCGCCCTCCAAGAGCTGCTTAGGGACCCTCGGGCACTACAGGAGCTGGAGGACATG CTGGAGCAGACCCTCTACACCGGGCTGCTGGCACAGCTGGAGGGTCCTGGTGGCTCCATCCTGAGCACCCTCCGGGACCTCTGCGGCAACCTGTCGCCCTCTCGAGTCAGGGCCCTCCTCTGCCTCCTTGGAGCCCTTGTGG TGCTGAGTGACACCCAACACTGTCTGTTGGCCGAGTCCCTAGGGAGATGCATCTTAGCCCAGCAGCTGGAGCTG ATGGCAAGCATCTTAGAGGGCAACTTTAACCAGATGGAGGAAACAGCCGTCTCCCTCCGGCAAGATGTCCTCTCATCCCTGCAGAGTGAGGATGCAGCCCTCACCCTGAGCCTGGTGCAGAGCTGTGGGCTGGAGCAGGGGCCCAGCCTTCAGCTCGTCTGGGACCCGGAGGCGTTGCCGCAGCTCTCCGCACTCTGTGGGGCTCTTGCAGGGCTGCAGTTGCTGGCCTGCCCCGGCCCTAGGCCCTCCAGGCTGATGCCTGAGGAAGGTGCCCAATGCTGA